A region of Ovis canadensis isolate MfBH-ARS-UI-01 breed Bighorn chromosome 19, ARS-UI_OviCan_v2, whole genome shotgun sequence DNA encodes the following proteins:
- the LOC138424450 gene encoding elongin-C, with protein sequence MDGEEKTYGGCEGPDAMYVKLISSDGHEFIVKREHALTSGTIKAMLSGPGQFAENETNEVNFREIPSHVLSKVCMYFTYKVRYTNSSTEIPEFPIAPEIALELLMAANFLDC encoded by the coding sequence ATGGATGGAGAAGAGAAAACCTATGGTGGCTGTGAGGGCCCTGATGCCATGTATGTCAAATTGATATCTTCAGATGGTCATGAGTTTATTGTAAAGAGAGAACATGCGCTAACATCAGGAACAATAAAAGCCATGTTGAGTGGCCCAGGTCAGTTTGCTGAGAATGAAACTAATGAAGTCAATTTTAGAGAGATCCCTTCACATGTGCTATCGAAAGTATGCATGTATTTTACCTACAAGGTTCGCTACACTAACAGCTCCACGGAGATTCCCGAATTCCCAATTGCACCTGAAATTGCACTGGAACTGCTGATGGCTGCAAACTTCCTagattgttaa